A stretch of Lathyrus oleraceus cultivar Zhongwan6 chromosome 6, CAAS_Psat_ZW6_1.0, whole genome shotgun sequence DNA encodes these proteins:
- the LOC127092121 gene encoding autophagy-related protein 9, giving the protein MRTMFTRSRDASAFSIFKWKRQRESSVTEGLLQDVTPEIELSDYRRIPSPGSESPSGLLNDENHNVEPIADLDIFFERLYGYYCEKGLWCIIIKWIVELLSLGFTICFSAFFLLYVDWNGLRNARCGMDAVESGMKPCDLAKEALRQNPLTPLTLSKAVIIGYLCIFSIYWIFCFLRFFAQLKYTLEIREFYYNSLHVTDSEIQTMLWATVLEKTVLVQSTRKLCVVKDLNAHDIVMRLMRKENYLIGMLNKGVLAFPISKWIPGAGPTVKSSTNGTQYRLVLTKTLEWTLNWCILQSMFDSNFCVRRDFVSNPKTLKKRLILVGLAILLLSPFLVIFMLVYLFLRHAEQFYNHPSTASSRRWSNLSKWVFRGFNEVDHLFRHRINNSVLHASDYLKQFPSPIISIIAKFISFVSGGFAAILIIIAFLEESLLEGHIFGRNLLWYAAVFGTITAISRAAIVNELLVIDPEGAMSMVVQHTHYMPKRWRGKQSTETVRTEFETLFQYTGMMLLEEMASIFLTPYLLLFVVPKRVDDILQFIADFTVHVEGVGHVCSFSVFDFQKHGNSSYGSPSDSPCDQRSSQGKLEKSFLSFQSSYPSWEPNAEGKQFLRNLRTFRKQKLSSGHVNRRGFSPLRLWRGRPNMRTIGDNRNGFIPREMPNSTFVTGNHLGSLWLIEANNQNNHPYLLDWYYTSRPHDMTSRDVPTDLFEETPHDSRDWMHYTSRPHDATTRDVSTDLFEETRHHSRDWMPSSSTQNEPENEEYMNEYLDDRSNSHLGASVSAPIFRESIILNQDSDDLHRPIRSHWWARSRHLQQDGHDQSSFYEPPDFNHGRAFNNFDDKLSEIGSENQDQEQQLNWRDSYYPKSFHTAHNTYDLESGEISDIYRRPPENSIVNPFE; this is encoded by the exons ATGCGAACAATGTTTACTAGGTCAAGAGATGCTAGTGCTTTTAGTATATTCAAATGGAAGCGGCAACGTGAATCATCAGTGACGGAAGGTTTACTTCAGGATGTTACTCCGGAGATTGAGTTGTCTGATTATAGAAGGATCCCAAGTCCAGGTAGTGAGAGTCCTTCAGGGCTTCTTAACGATGAGAACCATAATGTCGAGCCAATTGCTGATTTGGATATCTTCTTTGAAAGACTTTACGGCTACTACTGTGAGAAAGGGTTATGGTGCATAATCATAAAGTGGATTGTTGAACTTCTGAGTCTTGGATTCACCATATGTTTTTCAGCTTTCTTTTTACTATATGTTGACTGGAATGGACTCCGTAATGCAAGATGTGGGATGGATGCAGTTGAATCTGGAATGAAGCCCTGCGATCTTGCTAAAGAAGCTCTTCGTCAAAACCCTTTAACACCGTTAACACTTAGCAAAGCTGTTATTATTGGATACTTATGCATATTTTCTATCTATTGGATATTTTGCTTCTTAAGATTCTTTGCTCAACTGAAGTATACTCTGGAAATCCGAGAGTTTTACTACAATAG TCTCCATGTTACAGATAGTGAAATTCAAACAATGCTGTGGGCTACAGTTCTTGAAAAGACTGTTCTCGTGCAAAGCACAAGAAAACTCTGCGTGGTAAAGGATCTCAATGCTCATGACATCGTGATGAGGTTAATGCGGAAGGAGAACTACTTGATCGGAATGCTCAACAAGGGTGTTCTTGCTTTTCCCATTTCTAAGTGGATTCCAGGTGCTGGGCCAACAGTGAAATCCAGTACAAATGGAACACAATATCGTCTAGTACTAACCAAGACACTTGAGTGGACTTTGAATTGGTGCATCCTGCAAAGCATGTTTGATAG TAACTTTTGTGTCAGAAGGGATTTTGTGTCAAATCCAAAGACATTAAAGAAAAGACTTATCTTAGTTGGGCTTGCAATACTTTTACTTTCTCCATTTCTTGTCATATTCATGCTGGTATATCTCTTTCTGCGGCATGCTGAACAATTTTACAATCACCCAAGTACAGCATCATCTCGAAGATGGTCAAACTTGTCAAAATGGGTCTTTAGAGGATTCAATGAG GTGGATCATCTCTTCCGGCATCGGATTAATAACAGCGTACTACATGCTTCTGATTATCTCAAGCAATTTCCTTCACCCATCATATCTATCATTGCAAAATTCATCTCATTTGTATCTGGTGGCTTTGCTGCAATTCTGATCATCATTGCTTTTCTAGAGGAATCTCTGCTAGAGGGTCAT ATATTTGGTCGAAACTTGTTGTGGTATGCGGCTGTTTTTGGAACCATAACTGCTATTAGCCGGGCTGCAATTGTAAATGAACTTCTGGTCATAGATCCTGAAGGAGCAATGTCTATGGTAGTTCAGCATACACATTATATGCCGAAGAGATGGCGTGGTAAACAAAGTACTGAAACGGTCCGAACTGAGTTTGAAACCTTATTCCAG TATACTGGGATGATGTTACTTGAGGAGATGGCCTCAATTTTCCTTACTCCATACTTACTCCTATTTGTTGTCCCAAAG CGTGTTGATGATATCTTGCAGTTCATTGCAGATTTTACCGTACATGTTGAAGGTGTTGGCCATGTATGCAG TTTTAGTGTCTTTGATTTTCAAAAGCATGGAAACAGTAGTTATGGCTCCCCATCTGATTCACCTTGCGACCAAAGGAGTTCCCAGGGGAAGTTGGAGAAATCATTTTTGAG CTTCCAAAGCAGTTATCCTTCATGGGAACCAAATGCTGAAGGGAAGCAGTTTTTGCGAAATCTAAGAACATTCAGAAAGCAAAAGTTATCATCAGGGCATGTAAACCGACGAGGATTTTCCCCTCTCAGATTATGGAGAGGCAGGCCCAACATGAGAACCATTGGAGACAACAGAAATGGGTTTATTCCCAGAGAAATGCCAAACAGTACTTTTGTAACTGGTAATCACTTGGGTTCATTGTGGTTAATTGAAGCCAACAATCAAAACAATCACCCGTATCTTCTCGATTGGTACTATACTTCCCGACCTCATGATATGACTTCAAGAGATGTTCCAACAGATCTATTCGAAGAAACTCCACATGACTCCAGAGATTGGATGCACTATACTTCCCGACCTCATGATGCGACTACAAGAGATGTTTCAACAGATCTATTTGAAGAAACTCGACATCACTCCAGAGATTGGATGCCATCCAGCTCGACACAGAATGAACCTGAGAATGAAGAATACATGAACGAGTATCTTGATGATCGCTCCAATTCCCATCTCGGGGCTTCTGTATCTGCTCCCATCTTTAGGGAAAGCATAATTCTGAATCAAGATTCTGATGATCTACACCGCCCTATCAGGAGTCATTGGTGGGCTAGAAGTCGTCATCTTCAGCAGGATGGACATGATCAATCAAGCTTTTACGAGCCTCCAGATTTCAATCACGGAAGAGCATTCAATAATTTCGACGATAAATTATCCGAGATAGGGTCAGAGAATCAAGACCAGGAGCAACAGTTGAATTGGAGAGACTCATATTATCCCAAATCATTTCATACTGCACATAATACATATGACTTAGAATCAGGAGAGATCAGTGACATTTATAGAAGACCTCCAGAAAATTCAATTGTAAATCCTTTTGAGTGa